One Mycobacterium kubicae genomic window carries:
- a CDS encoding endonuclease: MDKSRQMVRRLLKVAGTTYAAEAGIRLDDKPMPLFQLLVLCMLSSKPIDATIAMRAVRELFKTGLRTPKAVLAADRGTMISAFGRAHYVRYDESSATRLAEIAERVRDEFSGDLRELARRSDHDPQSAKRMLKKFKGIGDTGADIYLREIQDVWTWVRPYFDDRATATAKQLGLPTDPTQLCALAPRNASAELAAALVRASLDDDVRRQVTG, translated from the coding sequence ATGGACAAGTCGCGGCAAATGGTGCGGCGGCTGCTCAAGGTTGCCGGCACCACGTATGCGGCCGAGGCTGGGATTCGCCTCGATGACAAACCCATGCCGCTGTTCCAGCTGTTGGTGTTGTGCATGTTGTCCAGCAAGCCGATTGACGCAACCATCGCCATGCGCGCGGTGCGAGAACTGTTCAAAACAGGACTACGCACGCCGAAAGCCGTGCTGGCCGCCGACCGTGGCACCATGATCAGCGCCTTCGGTCGCGCCCATTACGTCCGTTACGACGAAAGCTCGGCGACCCGGCTCGCCGAGATCGCCGAGCGAGTGCGCGACGAATTCTCGGGCGACCTAAGGGAACTGGCCCGGCGCAGTGACCACGACCCCCAGTCGGCCAAGCGAATGCTGAAGAAGTTCAAAGGCATTGGCGACACCGGAGCTGATATCTACCTGCGCGAGATACAAGACGTCTGGACCTGGGTGCGGCCGTATTTCGACGACCGCGCCACCGCGACGGCCAAGCAGTTGGGTCTGCCGACCGATCCCACCCAGCTCTGTGCGCTGGCCCCGCGCAACGCCAGCGCCGAACTCGCGGCCGCCCTGGTGCGTGCGTCACTGGATGACGACGTGCGCCGGCAGGTGACCGGTTGA
- a CDS encoding acetyl-CoA acetyltransferase, producing the protein MPVDPRTPVLIASGQVNHRDEIDPEKHSVEPVDLMVAATRQAADARVIEAVDSIRVVNILSAHYRNPGLLLGERLGLRDYRAGYSSVGGNTPQSLVNQACLDIQRGATRTVLIAGAETWRTRTGLKKVGARLVWTDQDNSVPMPEVADDDVPMAGDAEIRIKLDRPAFVYPLFEQALRLANGESTEDHRRRVGELWARFNAVAVDNPNAWIRQPVSAEEIWQAGPQNRMISWPYTKLMNSNNMVDQGAALILTSVEQARHLGVPEERWVYPHAGTDAHDTSAIAERAELHRSPAIRLGGARALELAGLGIDEVDHVDLYSCFPSAVQVAAAELGLPVDDPARPLTVTGGLTFAGGPWSNYVTHSIATMAEVLIANPGRRGLITANGGFLTKHSFGVYSTEPPAEFRWEDVQAAVDREPTRTGLIEWEGVGTVEAWTTPFDRDGRPEKAFLAVRTPDDARALAIITDPAAAETTVSEDIGGAKVAVAADGSAALQ; encoded by the coding sequence ATGCCCGTCGATCCCAGGACTCCGGTCCTCATCGCATCCGGCCAGGTCAACCATCGCGACGAAATCGATCCGGAGAAGCACTCCGTGGAACCGGTCGACCTCATGGTGGCCGCCACCCGACAAGCCGCGGATGCCCGAGTGATCGAAGCGGTCGACTCCATCCGTGTGGTCAACATCCTGTCCGCCCATTACCGCAATCCCGGGCTGCTCCTGGGCGAACGGCTGGGACTCCGCGACTATCGCGCCGGCTACAGCAGCGTCGGCGGCAACACCCCCCAATCGCTGGTCAATCAGGCCTGCCTGGACATCCAGCGCGGCGCGACGCGAACGGTCCTGATTGCCGGCGCCGAAACATGGCGCACGAGAACCGGGCTGAAGAAGGTGGGCGCCCGGCTGGTGTGGACCGACCAGGACAACTCCGTCCCGATGCCGGAAGTCGCCGATGACGACGTACCGATGGCCGGCGACGCCGAGATCAGGATCAAACTTGATCGGCCTGCCTTCGTGTACCCGCTGTTCGAGCAGGCACTGCGGCTGGCCAACGGCGAGTCGACCGAAGACCACCGCCGCCGCGTGGGAGAGCTCTGGGCGCGGTTCAACGCGGTAGCGGTCGACAACCCGAACGCCTGGATCCGTCAGCCGGTGAGCGCCGAGGAGATTTGGCAGGCTGGTCCGCAGAACCGAATGATCAGCTGGCCGTACACCAAGTTGATGAACTCCAACAACATGGTCGACCAGGGGGCGGCGCTGATTCTGACGTCGGTCGAGCAGGCCAGGCACCTGGGCGTACCGGAAGAACGGTGGGTCTACCCGCACGCAGGTACCGACGCGCACGACACCTCGGCCATCGCCGAGCGGGCCGAACTGCACCGGTCACCGGCCATCCGCCTCGGCGGTGCCCGTGCGCTGGAACTGGCCGGGTTGGGCATCGACGAGGTAGACCACGTCGACCTGTACTCCTGCTTCCCCTCTGCCGTTCAGGTCGCCGCCGCAGAGCTGGGCCTTCCGGTCGATGACCCGGCTCGGCCGTTGACTGTGACCGGAGGCCTTACCTTCGCCGGCGGCCCGTGGAGCAACTACGTCACCCACTCGATCGCCACCATGGCCGAAGTGTTGATCGCCAACCCCGGCCGACGCGGCTTGATCACCGCCAACGGCGGCTTCCTGACCAAGCACAGCTTCGGTGTGTACAGCACCGAGCCGCCCGCGGAATTCCGCTGGGAGGATGTGCAGGCGGCGGTCGATCGCGAGCCGACCCGCACCGGCCTGATCGAATGGGAGGGCGTCGGAACGGTCGAAGCGTGGACGACACCGTTCGACCGGGACGGACGCCCGGAAAAGGCGTTCCTGGCGGTGCGCACGCCCGACGACGCCCGCGCCTTGGCGATCATCACTGATCCCGCCGCTGCCGAAACGACCGTCAGCGAAGACATCGGGGGCGCCAAAGTTGCGGTAGCTGCCGACGGCAGCGCGGCACTTCAGTAA
- a CDS encoding TfoX/Sxy family protein, with product MAYDADLAERIRELLASQPDVDEKRMFGGLAFMVGGHLAVAVSGQGGIMVRVPPTDTDKLLDRAHVSPMVMAGRETRGWLRIAAEGVKTKRQLDSWVSRGVSYALSLPAK from the coding sequence ATGGCCTACGACGCCGACCTCGCTGAGCGGATCCGAGAGCTGCTCGCGTCGCAGCCCGACGTGGACGAAAAGCGCATGTTCGGTGGGCTGGCCTTCATGGTCGGCGGGCACCTGGCCGTGGCGGTAAGCGGGCAGGGCGGAATTATGGTGCGAGTGCCGCCCACCGACACCGACAAATTGCTCGATCGAGCCCACGTCAGCCCCATGGTGATGGCCGGTCGGGAAACCCGCGGCTGGCTGCGCATCGCCGCCGAGGGAGTGAAAACCAAACGACAGCTGGACAGTTGGGTCTCGCGTGGCGTCAGCTATGCGCTGTCCCTGCCCGCCAAATGA
- a CDS encoding DUF72 domain-containing protein, giving the protein MSVRIGTSGWSYNHWAEVLYPPRLPPARRLARYTEVFDTVELNASFYRWPKDSTFAGWRERVPDGFTFSVKAHRGLTHYRRLANPEPWVERFERCWQALGDRRGVLLVQLHPEQQRDDARLDHFLASVPNWIRVAVELRHPSWNDPAVYELLERHRAAYVVMSGANLVCVPRATTDLVYVRMHGPEPASLYTGSYTDSDLRWWAERITEWDSQGRDVWMYFNNDIGGHAVRNALSLREILT; this is encoded by the coding sequence ATGAGCGTGCGAATCGGCACTTCCGGGTGGTCCTACAACCACTGGGCGGAGGTGCTGTACCCGCCGCGCTTGCCACCTGCCCGCCGCTTGGCGCGCTACACCGAGGTCTTCGACACCGTCGAGTTGAACGCCAGTTTCTATCGCTGGCCCAAGGATTCGACATTCGCCGGCTGGCGCGAGCGAGTGCCCGACGGATTCACCTTCTCGGTTAAGGCGCACCGCGGTCTGACGCACTACCGCCGACTGGCCAACCCAGAACCCTGGGTCGAACGGTTCGAGCGATGCTGGCAGGCGTTGGGTGATCGTCGCGGAGTGTTGCTGGTGCAACTGCATCCGGAGCAGCAGCGGGACGACGCGCGCCTGGATCATTTTCTGGCCAGCGTGCCGAACTGGATCCGGGTTGCCGTCGAGCTACGCCATCCGTCGTGGAACGACCCGGCCGTCTACGAACTGCTGGAACGCCACCGCGCTGCCTATGTCGTGATGAGCGGCGCCAATCTGGTGTGTGTCCCACGCGCCACCACCGACCTGGTGTACGTCCGCATGCACGGGCCGGAACCGGCGTCGCTGTATACCGGTTCCTACACCGACAGCGACCTGCGGTGGTGGGCCGAGCGCATCACCGAGTGGGACAGTCAGGGCCGCGACGTATGGATGTACTTCAACAACGACATAGGCGGCCACGCGGTGCGGAATGCGTTGTCGCTGCGGGAAATTCTGACATGA